Below is a genomic region from Fretibacterium sp. OH1220_COT-178.
CTGAAGGGCGTAATCACGGAGGTCGCACGGCGCCTTGCCGTGTCGGAGCAGACGATATACCGGTATCTGAAGAACTGAGCGCGAACGGGTTTGTCCGAAAAATTTTCTCCCCGCCTTGGATGGGGGGAGGCTGGGTGGGGAGGTAACGACCATGCTCTTGATCGGAAACGGAATGCTGGTGACGCGCGATCCCGAAAATCCGTGGTTTCCCGACGGCTGTGTGGCGGTCGAGGACCGGCTGATCGTGTCGGTGGGACCGACGGCCGAGCTGCGGACCCAATACCCCGAGGCCCGATTCCTGGACGCGCGGGGCGGGCTGATCATGCCGGGCTTCATCAACGCCCACATGCACCACTACAGCGCGTTCTCGCGCGGGATGTTCACGAAGGACGCGCCGGCGCAGAACTTCATGGAGGTGCTGGAACGGCTCTGGTGGCGCCTGGACAAGGCGCTGAGCCTGGAGGACTGCTACTACAGCGGTCTCATCTGCATGATCGACTGCATCAAGAACGGAACGACGACGGTGCTGGATCACCACGCCAGTCCCCATGCGGTGAGGGGCAGCCTGTTCGAGCTGGCCCGTGCCGCCCGCGAGACCGGGATACGGAACTGCCTCTGCTACGAGGTGTCCGACCGGGACGGGCCGGAGATCCTGCGCGAGGGCATCGAGGAGAACATGGAGTTCATCCGCGCCGCGGCCAAGGAGGACGACCTGCTGGCCGGTACCTTCGGGCTCCACGCCTCCATCACGCTCTCGAACGAGTCCCTGGCGGCCTGCCGGGAGGCGATGGGGGATGCGGACGCGGGCTTCCACGTCCACGTGGCCGAGGGGCCGACCGATGAGACGGACTCCGAGGCGAAGTACGGCAAGCGCATCCTGGAACGTTTCCGCGATTTCGGGCTTTTGGGGGAGAAATCCATCGCCGTGCACTGCATCCATGTGAACGAGCGCGAGATGGACATCCTGAAGGAGACGGGGACGGCCGTCGTCCACAACCCGGAGTCCAACATGGGCAACGCCGTGGGTACGTCGCCCGTCCTGGAGTTCTGCCGCCGCGGCCTCCTGACCGGCCTCGGGACCGACGGGTACGTCAGCGACATGCTCCAGTCCTACAAGATGGCCAACGCCCTGCAGAAGCACGCCAACGGGCACCCCAACGTGGCCTGGGGGGAGATCCCGCAGATGCTCTTCGAGAACAACGCGCGCATCGCGGAGCGGTACTTCGGCGTCCCGCTGGGCCGTCTGTCGCCCGGATACTCGGCCGACGTCGTGGTGTCCGACTACGCGCCGCCGACCCCGTTGTCCGACGTCAACATCAACGGACATCTGCTCTTCGGGACATCCGGCCGGAGCGTCGTCACCACCGTCGCGCGGGGCAAGGTGCTGATGGAGAACCGCGTGCTCCAGGGGATCGACGAGAAGGCCGTCGCCGCCAAGGCCCGCGAGCTGGCGGTCAAGACGTGGGAGAGGTTCTAGCAGACGGCCAGCTCTCCGCGGGCGAAGCCCGCGGATGCTGTGCCGGTCGCTATCTGGCCAGCGCAACAGTTTGCGCTGGCCAGGCGTGAATGACCGGCCCTTTGCGGCCTTTTAGGCCGCAAATGCCGTGTCTGTCACTATCTCGACGGCACAACAGTTTGTGCCGTCGAGGCGCAGACGGCCAATCTGGGGAGTCGGATAGGCGCTGGTCAGGCGTGAATGACTGGCCCTTTTGGACCGTGACTGGCCAGGCGCAGACGGCCAGCCCGGCTCTTCGTTCAGAGCCGTCGAGGCGCAGACGACCGTGAAGCGCTTCGGCGCAGGCGTTTTTAGTGCTCGGCAGCTTTGATTCCTCTTTGCCCGGCAGGAGGGGCGAGGGGGGACGGATATTGAAGGAGGGGGTGTGCGCATGTCTCACTTCATGAGACCTCAGAGTTTTTCCGCGCTGCTGCACTGGATCGAGAGGGAGTACAGGGAGAAGGACTCCATCTTCGGGATCCACAAGTCGCTCTTCTGGCAACCCCGAAGGGAGCGGTTCTTCGTCCCGGACCTCTTCGGCGGTCCGGTATCCTCGCCCATCGGCCCGGCTGCCGGCCCCAACACGCAGCTGACGCAGAACATCGTCGCCTCGTGGCTGTGCGGAGCCCGCTACATGGAGCTCAAGACCGTTCAAATCATGGACGAGCTGGAGTTCGGCCGGCCCTGCATCGACGTCGAGGACGAGGGCTACAACGCCGAGTGGTCGCAGGAGCTGAAGCTGGAGCAGTCCGTGAGGGAGTACGTCAAGGCTTGGCTGCTGATCCCCGTCCTGGAGCGCCTTCTGGGCTGGGAGGGGTCGGAGGGGGCCGGCGGCCTCATCTTCAACATGAGCGTCGGCTACAACCTGGAGGGCATCCTTCAGCCCCGGATGCAGACCTTCATCGCCAAGATGCTGGACGCCTCCGAGGAGCTGGCCGAGTACCGCGCCGTGCTGAAGCGGGAGTTCCCGCAGTACGCGGACATTACCGCGCCGAGCGCGCTGGTGAACAGCGTCACGCTCTCGACCATGCACGGATGCCCGCCCGACGAGATCGGCAAGATCGCCCGCTACCTGCTGGAGGAGCGCAAGTTCCACCTCTTCGTCAAGATGAACCCGACCCTTCTGGGGCGGGACGAGGTGCGCTCCATCCTGAACGAGACCCTGGGCTACGAGGACATCCAGATCCCCGATCCCGTCTTCGACCACGACCTCAAGTACCCGCAGGCGGTGGAGATCATCCGGATGATGAAGGAGGCGTCGGCGAAACACGGCCGCTTCTTCGGCGTCAAGCTCACCAACACGCTGGCGATGTACAATTACCGCCGCATCATGCCGGGCGAGGAGATGTACATGTCCGGCCGCGCGCTCTACCCCGTCTCGATGAACCTGTGGAACCGCCTGAACCGGGAGTTCGGCGGAGACCTCAACGTCTCCTACTCCGCGGGGGCGGACGCGGAGAACATCGCCCGCATCTTCTCCTGCGGGGCCCTGACCGTGACGATGGCGTCCGACCTGCTCAAGCCGGGCGGCTACGCGCGTATGGGACAGTGCCTGGAGAACCTGAAGGCCGCGATGGAGAAGGAGGGGGCTTCCGACCTTCGGGAGTTCGCGCGCGACGCGGCCTCAAACCTGGAGAGGGCCGCGGCGGACGCCCTGACCGACCGGCGCTACAAGAAGAGCTATTATCCCGGGGCGCCGAAGGTCCCGTCGGAACTGGGCTTTTTCGACTGCGTGACGGCGCCCTGCATGGCGCAGTGCGCCGTCTGCCAGGACGTGCCGGAGTACGTGGGACTGATCGCGCGCGGCGACTACGATGGGGCGTTGTCCGCGATCCTGCGCCGAAACCCGCTTCCCGGTCTGACGGGCTACATCTGTACGCACCTGTGCCAGACCCGCTGCACGCGGTCGAACTACGACGAGGCCGTGGAGATCCGGGCCCTCAAGCGTTTTGCCGCGGAACGCGGCAAGGTGGCGACGCCGCGGGTGGAACGGAGCGCGCGGAAGGTCGCCGTGATCGGCGGCGGTCCCTCCGGTCTGGGGGCGGCGATGCGGCTGGCTCTGGCCGGCGTTCAGGTGACGCTCTACGAGGCGCGCAGCCGGGTGGGCGGCATGATGGCGATCGCCCCGGTCTTCCGCCTGCCCCACGACGTTCTGGATAAGGACGTGCAGCGCCTGAAGGATCTGGGCGTCACGTTCGTCCTGAACCATCGGGTGACGGAACCGCCGGAGCGGCTGCTGGAGCAGGGGTTCGACGCGGTGTACGTCGCCACGGGGTTCCCCTACGATCTGCCGCTCAAAATCGAGGGGGCGGAGGCCGAGGGCGTCTGGACGGCCATGGGACTGCTCGAGGCCACCATGGACGGCTCGCGGCCGAATCTGGGGAAAAAGGCCCTGATCATCGGGGGGGGGAACACGGCGATGGATGCGGCGCGGACCGCACAGCGCCTGACCGGTGCTCCCGTCACGGTGGTGTACCGCCGGACGCGTTCGGAGATGCCCGCCATCGAGGAGGAACGTCACCTGCTGTTCGAGGAGGGGAACCTTCTGGAGGAGCTGGCCTCGCCGGTGCGCGTCGTCGTGAGGGACGGCCGCGTCGCGGGGCTCGAGTGCGAGCGCAACGCGCTGGGCGAGGCGGACCTGGACGGTCGCCCCACCCCGGTGCCGACGGGGGAGAAGTTCATCCTGGAGGCGGACTCCATCGTGATCGCCATCGGGCAGAGCCCCGACCGGGAACTGTTCGGGGACGGCCGCGTCGCGCTGCGACGCAACGGATCCGTCATCACGACCCGGGAGGGACGCACCAGCCGCAGCGGGATCTACGCGGGCGGGGATCTCATCTCGGGGCCGGACATCGTGATTCGCGCCTGTGCCGACGGCACCCGGGCGGCGGAGGCCATCTGCCGGGACCTCGGCGTGGAGCTGCCGCCCCTGCCGAGCCTGCCGGGACTGACTCGGGAGGAGATCCTGGAGGCCAAGCGGGCCCGGGCCCGCCGGGCCGATCCGCACAAGGAGGAACACCTGCCGGTTGCGGATCGCAAGGGCTTCGAGCTGGTGGAGCGGACCCTCGGCGAGGCCGAGGCTCGGAGCGAGGCCAGGCGCTGCCTTCAGTGCACGTCGCACTGCGACAAGTGCGTGGAGGTCTGCCCCAACCGCGCCAACTACACCTACGTGGCCCTGCCGGCGGCGTTCGAGGTCCCGGTCGTCGCGATGCGCGGGGATGCGCCCGCGATCGTCGCCCACGAGCGCTTTGCCGTGACGCAGCCGCGCCAGATCCTGCACGTCGAGGATTTCTGCAACGAGTGCGGCAACTGCGCCACGTTCTGCGTCCATCAGGGCAGGCCCTATATGGACAAACCGCGCATCTGCCTGAACGAGGAGGACTTCGCGTCGCAGGATGACAACGTCTGGCGCGTCTCGGACGGGCTCCTGAGGCGCCGCGAGGGCGGTGCGGAGATGCGGCTCTCGGTCACGGACCGCGGCTACCGCTACGAGGACGGGGACCTGGAGGTCACCTTCGACCGCGGTTTTGCGGTGGAGTCCCTGAAGGCGAAAAAGCCGTTCGAGGGGGAGCGGTCGCTGGTCCGCGCGGCGGAGATGCGGGTGGTGTACGAAGGGGTGGCGGACGCGCTCCCCTGGCTGCTGTAACGGATGACGACGCGGGGGCGCCGCCCCCGTCCCCCGTCCGGGGAGCAAGCTCCCCGGAACCCCATATAACAAAAATACGCAAAGAGGTGCATGGGTTATGGACTACGCAAAGATTCTGGAGAAGGCGAAATCGTACGAGAAGGACATGACGAAGTTCCTGCGGGACATGATCGCGATCCCCAGCGAGAGCTGCGACGAGAAGCGCGTCATTCACCGCATCAAGGAGGAGATGGAGAAGGTCGGGTTCGACAAGGTCGAGATCGACCCGATGGGCAACGTCCTGGGCACCATCGGGCACGGCAAGCACCTGATCGCGCTGGACGCGCACATCGACACGGTGGGCGTGGGCGAGCGCGCCAACTGGAAGTTCGACCCCTACGAGGGGATGGAGGACGACCAGGTGATCGGCGGCCGCGGCGCCAGCGACCAGGAGGGCGGCATGGCCTCCATGGTCTACGCGGGCAAGATCATCAAGGACCTGGGGCTCGAGGACGACTACACCGTGGTGATGGTCGGGTCCGTCCAGGAGGAGGACTGCGACGGCCTCTGCTGGCAGTACATCATCAAGGAGGACAAGCTGCGCCCGGAGTTCGTCATCAGCACCGAGCCGACGGACGGCGGCATCTACCGCGGGCACCGCGGCCGGATGGAGATCGAGGTGGTCATCAAGGGCGTGAGCTGCCACGGTTCCGCACCGGAGCGGGGCGACAACGCCATCTTCAAGGCGGGGCCGATCCTGAACGAGCTCAAGGCGCTGCACCCGAACCTGAAGGACGACGCGTTCCTGGGCAAGGGGAGCCTGACGGTGTCCGAGATCTTCTTCTCCTCGCCCTCGCGCTGCGCGGTGGCCGACGGCTGTCGGATCTCCATCGACCGGCGCCTGACGCGCGGCGAGACGGCGGAGTACGCCATGAACCAGATCCGCCGGCTTCCCGCGGTTGAGGCCGCGGGCGCCGAGGTGCGCATGTACAAGTACGAGCGCCCGTCCTGGACGGGGCTGCTCTATCCCACGGACTGCTACTTCCCGACCTGGGTCATCGAGGAGGATCACCCCGTCTGCGAGACGCTGATGGAGGCGTACTCCAGCCTCTTCAACAAGAAGGCCCGGCTCGACAAGTGGACCTTCTCGACGAACGGCGTCTCCATCATGGGCATGCACGGGATCCCCTGCATCGGGTTCGGGCCGGGGCACGAGAACCAGGCCCATGCGCCCAACGAGGTGACCTGGAAGGAGGAGCTGGTGGCCTGCGCGGCGCTCTATGCCGCCGTCCCTGGGCTCTACGTCCGGAAGTACGCCGACAAGATGCCCGAGCACACGGAGAACATCGTCGAGCGCTGAGAGCGTTTCCCTTTCAAAAAGCCGGGGCGCCGTTTTGCGCTCCGGCCCAAGCTCTTCGATGCGGTTGTTTCCGAGGCTTCGAGACGCTTCCTTAAAAATTGTCCTCCTCCCGGGGGAGGAGGACGAGGGAG
It encodes:
- the ssnA gene encoding putative aminohydrolase SsnA encodes the protein MLLIGNGMLVTRDPENPWFPDGCVAVEDRLIVSVGPTAELRTQYPEARFLDARGGLIMPGFINAHMHHYSAFSRGMFTKDAPAQNFMEVLERLWWRLDKALSLEDCYYSGLICMIDCIKNGTTTVLDHHASPHAVRGSLFELARAARETGIRNCLCYEVSDRDGPEILREGIEENMEFIRAAAKEDDLLAGTFGLHASITLSNESLAACREAMGDADAGFHVHVAEGPTDETDSEAKYGKRILERFRDFGLLGEKSIAVHCIHVNEREMDILKETGTAVVHNPESNMGNAVGTSPVLEFCRRGLLTGLGTDGYVSDMLQSYKMANALQKHANGHPNVAWGEIPQMLFENNARIAERYFGVPLGRLSPGYSADVVVSDYAPPTPLSDVNINGHLLFGTSGRSVVTTVARGKVLMENRVLQGIDEKAVAAKARELAVKTWERF
- the ygfK gene encoding putative selenate reductase subunit YgfK, giving the protein MSHFMRPQSFSALLHWIEREYREKDSIFGIHKSLFWQPRRERFFVPDLFGGPVSSPIGPAAGPNTQLTQNIVASWLCGARYMELKTVQIMDELEFGRPCIDVEDEGYNAEWSQELKLEQSVREYVKAWLLIPVLERLLGWEGSEGAGGLIFNMSVGYNLEGILQPRMQTFIAKMLDASEELAEYRAVLKREFPQYADITAPSALVNSVTLSTMHGCPPDEIGKIARYLLEERKFHLFVKMNPTLLGRDEVRSILNETLGYEDIQIPDPVFDHDLKYPQAVEIIRMMKEASAKHGRFFGVKLTNTLAMYNYRRIMPGEEMYMSGRALYPVSMNLWNRLNREFGGDLNVSYSAGADAENIARIFSCGALTVTMASDLLKPGGYARMGQCLENLKAAMEKEGASDLREFARDAASNLERAAADALTDRRYKKSYYPGAPKVPSELGFFDCVTAPCMAQCAVCQDVPEYVGLIARGDYDGALSAILRRNPLPGLTGYICTHLCQTRCTRSNYDEAVEIRALKRFAAERGKVATPRVERSARKVAVIGGGPSGLGAAMRLALAGVQVTLYEARSRVGGMMAIAPVFRLPHDVLDKDVQRLKDLGVTFVLNHRVTEPPERLLEQGFDAVYVATGFPYDLPLKIEGAEAEGVWTAMGLLEATMDGSRPNLGKKALIIGGGNTAMDAARTAQRLTGAPVTVVYRRTRSEMPAIEEERHLLFEEGNLLEELASPVRVVVRDGRVAGLECERNALGEADLDGRPTPVPTGEKFILEADSIVIAIGQSPDRELFGDGRVALRRNGSVITTREGRTSRSGIYAGGDLISGPDIVIRACADGTRAAEAICRDLGVELPPLPSLPGLTREEILEAKRARARRADPHKEEHLPVADRKGFELVERTLGEAEARSEARRCLQCTSHCDKCVEVCPNRANYTYVALPAAFEVPVVAMRGDAPAIVAHERFAVTQPRQILHVEDFCNECGNCATFCVHQGRPYMDKPRICLNEEDFASQDDNVWRVSDGLLRRREGGAEMRLSVTDRGYRYEDGDLEVTFDRGFAVESLKAKKPFEGERSLVRAAEMRVVYEGVADALPWLL
- a CDS encoding YgeY family selenium metabolism-linked hydrolase; the protein is MDYAKILEKAKSYEKDMTKFLRDMIAIPSESCDEKRVIHRIKEEMEKVGFDKVEIDPMGNVLGTIGHGKHLIALDAHIDTVGVGERANWKFDPYEGMEDDQVIGGRGASDQEGGMASMVYAGKIIKDLGLEDDYTVVMVGSVQEEDCDGLCWQYIIKEDKLRPEFVISTEPTDGGIYRGHRGRMEIEVVIKGVSCHGSAPERGDNAIFKAGPILNELKALHPNLKDDAFLGKGSLTVSEIFFSSPSRCAVADGCRISIDRRLTRGETAEYAMNQIRRLPAVEAAGAEVRMYKYERPSWTGLLYPTDCYFPTWVIEEDHPVCETLMEAYSSLFNKKARLDKWTFSTNGVSIMGMHGIPCIGFGPGHENQAHAPNEVTWKEELVACAALYAAVPGLYVRKYADKMPEHTENIVER